One genomic segment of Drosophila melanogaster chromosome 3L includes these proteins:
- the Vha16-3 gene encoding vacuolar H[+] ATPase 16kD subunit 3, isoform B, whose translation MATDAADKDKPAYSFFFGSMGAASAIIFSALGAAYGTAKSGTGIAAMAVMRPELIMKSIIPVVMAGIIAIYGLVVSVLIAGSLSDSYTIRKGYIHLAAGLSVGFAGLAAGFAIGIVGDAGVRGTAQQPRLFVGMILILIFAEVLGLYGLIVAIYLYTK comes from the coding sequence ATGGCAACAGATGCAGCTGACAAGGATAAGCCGGCGTACTCGTTCTTCTTTGGTTCGATGGGAGCGGCATCGGCCATCATCTTTTCAGCCTTGGGAGCGGCATATGGAACGGCCAAGTCGGGCACTGGGATTGCAGCCATGGCCGTAATGCGACCCGAATTGATCATGAAATCGATTATTCCCGTTGTGATGGCTGGTATCATTGCGATCTATGGCCTGGTGGTCTCCGTTCTGATTGCCGGATCTCTGTCGGATTCGTATACCATTCGCAAGGGATACATCCACCTGGCAGCCGGATTATCGGTGGGTTTCGCCGGATTGGCGGCTGGATTTGCCATTGGGATTGTGGGTGATGCCGGAGTGCGGGGCACTGCCCAGCAGCCACGCCTTTTTGTGGGCAtgatcctgatcctgatcTTCGCCGAGGTACTGGGTCTGTATGGGCTGATCGTCGCCATTTACCTGTACACCAAGTAA
- the Vha16-2 gene encoding vacuolar H[+] ATPase 16kD subunit 2 produces the protein MVTAALNEEPSYAFFLGCTGAAVAIIFTTLGASYGTAVSGVGIAKMAVNRPDMIMKAIIPVVMAGIIAIYGLVVSVLIAGSIGDDYTMEDSYVHLGAGLSVGLPGLTAGVAIGIAGDAGVRGTAEQPRLFVGMVLILIFAEVLALYGLIVAIYLYTKL, from the coding sequence ATGGTTACTGCCGCTTTAAATGAAGAGCCATCATACGCCTTCTTCTTGGGATGCACGGGGGCTGCAGTTGCGATTATATTCACGACCTTGGGAGCGTCTTACGGAACAGCAGTTTCCGGTGTCGGAATCGCCAAGATGGCGGTCAATCGACCGGATATGATCATGAAGGCCATCATTCCGGTCGTAATGGCGGGAATTATTGCGATCTACGGATTGGTGGTATCCGTCCTGATAGCCGGATCGATTGGCGATGATTATACGATGGAAGACAGTTATGTGCATCTGGGCGCCGGATTGTCCGTCGGACTTCCAGGACTCACCGCAGGAGTAGCCATTGGAATCGCAGGCGATGCTGGAGTCCGGGGTACCGCCGAACAGCCACGCCTTTTCGTGGGCATGGTCCTGATCCTGATCTTCGCCGAGGTCCTGGCTCTATACGGCCTCATTGTGGCCATCTATTTGTACACTAAGCTTTAG